A part of Liolophura sinensis isolate JHLJ2023 chromosome 1, CUHK_Ljap_v2, whole genome shotgun sequence genomic DNA contains:
- the LOC135469256 gene encoding ubiquitin carboxyl-terminal hydrolase 7-like isoform X1 — translation MSLVNHVNSRNENDESPQEEEKMDTREDETNHGGGELSPNLMNGDVQEIGASPEEEPMEEDESRAETTFTYTVENISKLKETTLSPPCMVRNLPWKIMAMVRHNQQNHQKSLGFFLQCNADSESTSWSCNAAAELKIRTHTSDAEPFSRKIQHLFYSKENDWGFSHFIPWNDLLDPSRGYVTRDDSITLEVHVIADAPHGVCWDSKKHTGFVGLKNQGATCYMNSLLQTLFFTNKLRRAVYMMPTESDDSSKSVPLALQRVFYELQFSDKPVGTKKLTKSFGWETLDTFMQHDVQELCRVLLDNMESKMKGTLVEGTIPRLFEGKMLSYIKCKHVSHFSQRQEAFYDIQLNVKGKEHILESFKDYIKVETLDGDNKYDAGENGLQEAEKGVVFQSLPPVLHLHLMRFMYDPMADANIKINDRFEFPEKLNLDPFLQKKEKTPADYILHAVLVHSGDNHGGHYVVYINPKGDGKWCKFDDDVVSRCTKQEAVDHNFGGHDDDISVKHCTNAYMLVYIRESEMSEVLHSVDECDIPESLKSRLAEERRLEAQKRKERADAHLYMSVQVLTEDNFYGHQGNDLVDSEKTNFSHFKVKKTATLAEFMEILSESLNYPREKIRPWPFQCRENQTFRATALDIEGDINKTVQDLAECEAPWVVFVETLSPESNLTQLPPFDKERDVLLFFKLYEPRTKSVSYCGHMYVPICDKLGSILPELCSRARFPRDTPLILFEEVKPNMLERLETFDLPLEKALDELMDGDIIVFQKDELDCETYELPTAKDYFRDLYFRIDVTFCDKTNPSDTGFTLELSLRMNYDQIAKAVALHLQTDPYLLQFFKSQGSYRDGPGNAIRCTFDGTLKDLLTCSKPRQPRKLYYQQLSIRINEMENKRQFKCVWVNGNLKEERELVLYPNKNGRVSELLEEAQKQVDLSKEGSGKLRFLEVISYKVFAVQREDMVLESLNTASTKTYRIEEIPVDEVDIAEDETLIPVAHFQKEIYSTFGVPFLLKIKHNEPFSAVKARIQKKLDVPDKEFEKCKFAIVVMGRQEYLPDDQPDLKIDLKQFQPQTVSGGSMQARPWLGLDHVNKTPKRSRYIYEKAIKIHN, via the exons ATGAGACGAATCATGGTGGAGGAGAACTCTCCCCTAACCTGATGAATGGAGACGTCCAGGAAATTGGGGCCAGTCCTGAGGAGGAGCCGATGGAAGAAG ATGAAAGCCGAGCAGAAACTACTTTCACATATACTGTTGAAAACATCAGTAAACTGAAAGAGACAACTCTCAGCCCACCATGCATGGTCCGAAATTTACCCTG GAAAATCATGGCCATGGTGCGTCATAATCAACAAAATCACCAGAAAAGTTTGGGTTTTTTCCTTCAGTGTAATGCAGACTCAGAATCAAC GTCATGGTCTTGTAATGCTGCAGCTGAACTGAAGATAAGAACCCACACCAGTGATGCAGAACCATTCAGTAGAA agATCCAACATTTATTCTACAGCAAAGAGAATGATTGGGGATTTAGCCATTTTATTCCATGGAAT GATTTACTGGATCCAAGCCGTGGTTATGTGACCAGAGACGACTCCATCACCCTGGAAGTCCATGTTATTGCTGACGCTCCTCATGGAGTATG TTGGGACTCCAAAAAGCATACTGGCTTCGTTGGGTTGAAGAATCAAGGTGCTACGTGTTATATGAATTCACTGTTAcaaacacttttcttcaccaaCAAACTGCGACGG GCGGTGTACATGATGCCTACAGAGAGTGATGACTCCTCAAAAAGTGTACCTCTAGCTTTACAAAGGGTGTTCTATGAGCTCCAGTTCAGTGACAAACCTGTCGGGACAAAGAAACTCACAAAATCTTTTGG GTGGGAAACATTGGACACTTTCATGCAGCATGATGTGCAAGAATTATGCAGAGTG CTATTGGACAATATGGAGAGTAAGATGAAGGGAACCTTGGTTGAGGGAACAATTCCCCGGCTCTTTGAAGGAAAAATGCTG TCATATATAAAGTGCAAACATGTGAGTCACTTTTCTCAACGACAAGAGGCCTTCTATGATATACAGCTGAATGTGAAAGGCAAAGAACATA TTTTGGAGTCATTCAAAGATTATATTAAAGTAGAGACTCTGGATGGGGACAACAAATATGATGCTGGTGAAAATGGGTTACAG GAGGCAGAGAAGGGTGTCGTGTTTCAGTCATTACCGCCAGTGTTACATCTACACCTGATGAGGTTCATGTATGACCCTATGGCAGATGCTAATATCAAAATCAATGACAG gTTTGAGTTTCCTGAGAAGTTAAATCTGGACCCCTTCCTGCAGAAGAAAGAGAAGACGCCAGCAGACTACATATTGCATGCAGTTCTTGTACATAGTGGGGATAACCATGGGGGGCattatgttgtatatattaaccCTAAGGGAGATGGGAAG TGGTGTAAATTTGATGATGATGTTGTATCCCGTTGTACAAAGCAAGAGGCAGTGGATCACAATTTTGGGGGACATGATGATGACATCTCTGTTAAACATTGTACAAATGCTTATATGTTGGTGTATATAAGAGAGAGTGAAATGA GTGAAGTTTTACATAGTGTGGATGAGTGTGATATTCCAGAAAGTTTGAAAAGCAGATTGGCAGAAGAAAG GAGATTAGAGGCTCAGAAGAGAAAGGAGCGAGCAGACGCGCACCTGTATATGAGCGTGCAGGTACTGACTGAGGACAACTTTTATGGTCACCAGGGCAATGATCTTGTTGACTCAGAGAAGACGAACTTCAG cCATTTTAAAGTGAAGAAAACAGCAACTTTAGCTGAATTCATGGAAATCTTGTCTGAAAGTTTG AATTATCCACGGGAGAAAATCAGACCATGGCCATTTCAGTGCCGGGAAAACCAGACTTTCAGGGCCACGGCACTAGATATTGAAGGAGACATCAACAAAACT GTCCAGGATCTAGCTGAATGTGAAGCTCCCTGGGTAGTGTTTGTTGAAACTTTATCTCCTGAAAGTAACCTGACGCAGTTACCCCCCTTTGACAAAGAAA GAGATGTCCTCCTCTTTTTCAAGCTTTATGAGCCGAGAACGAAGAGTGTATCTTACTGTGggcatatgtatgtaccaatATGTGACAAACTAG GTTCAATACTACCAGAGCTGTGTTCAAGGGCGCGATTTCCTCGAGACACCCCGTTGATATTGTTTGAG GAAGTGAAACCCAACATGCTGGAGCGTCTGGAGACGTTTGATCTACCACTGGAGAAGGCCTTAGATGAGCTGATGGATGGTGACATCATTGTCTTTCAGAAAGATGAACTGGACTGTGAGACGTACGAACTACCCACTGCTAAAGATTATTTCAG AGACCTGTACTTCCGTATTGATGTGACTTTCTGTGATAAGACGAACCCCTCAGATACAGGCTTCACCCTGGAGCTATCCCTCAGAATGAACTACGACCAGATAGCCAAAGCAGTAGCACTGCATCTACAGACAGACCCCTATCTTCTTCAGTTCTTCAAATCACAAGG CAGCTATAGAGATGGACCAGGTAATGCTATCCGGTGTACATTCGACGGAACCCTCAAAGATTTGCTCACATGCTCAAAACCAAGGCAGCCTCGGAAATTGTACTACCAACAG CTGAGCATACGGATCAATGAGATGGAGAACAAGCGACAGTTCAAATGTGTTTGGGTTAATGGCAATCTCAAAGAAGAG AGAGAATTAGTTCTGTATCCAAACAAGAATGGCAGAGTGTCAGAACTATTAGAAGAAGCTCAAAAACAGGTTGACTTGTCAAAGGAAGGATCAGGAAAACTTAG GTTTTTGGAggtcatcagttacaaggtgttTGCTGTTCAAAGAGAGGACATGGTGTTAGAGAGCCTGAACACCGCCTCCACTAAGACTTATCGCATAGAGGAGATCCCCGTTGATGAGGTGGATATAGCCGAGGATGAAACCTTAATTCCAGTAGCCCATTTTCAGAAG GAAATTTATTCAACATTTGGTGTACCATTTTTGCTGAAGATAAAGCAT AATGAACCATTCTCTGCAGTGAAGGCCAGGATTCAGAAGAAACTGGATGTACCAGACAAAGAATTTGAAAAG TGTAAGTTTGCTATAGTGGTGATGGGCAGACAGGAGTACTTACCTGATGATCAACCTGACTTGAAGATAGACCTCAAACAGTTCCAACCTCAAACTGTGTCCG GTGGCAGCATGCAGGCCCGTCCATGGCTGGGATTAGACCATGTCAACAAGACGCCCAAGAGGTCGAGGTATATTTACGAGAAGGCCATCAAGATACACAATTAG
- the LOC135469256 gene encoding ubiquitin carboxyl-terminal hydrolase 7-like isoform X2 codes for MSLVNHVNSRNENDESPQEEEKMDTREDETNHGGGELSPNLMNGDVQEIGASPEEEPMEEDESRAETTFTYTVENISKLKETTLSPPCMVRNLPWKIMAMVRHNQQNHQKSLGFFLQCNADSESTSWSCNAAAELKIRTHTSDAEPFSRKIQHLFYSKENDWGFSHFIPWNDLLDPSRGYVTRDDSITLEVHVIADAPHGVCWDSKKHTGFVGLKNQGATCYMNSLLQTLFFTNKLRRAVYMMPTESDDSSKSVPLALQRVFYELQFSDKPVGTKKLTKSFGWETLDTFMQHDVQELCRVLLDNMESKMKGTLVEGTIPRLFEGKMLSYIKCKHVSHFSQRQEAFYDIQLNVKGKEHILESFKDYIKVETLDGDNKYDAGENGLQEAEKGVVFQSLPPVLHLHLMRFMYDPMADANIKINDRFEFPEKLNLDPFLQKKEKTPADYILHAVLVHSGDNHGGHYVVYINPKGDGKWCKFDDDVVSRCTKQEAVDHNFGGHDDDISVKHCTNAYMLVYIRESEMSEVLHSVDECDIPESLKSRLAEERRLEAQKRKERADAHLYMSVQVLTEDNFYGHQGNDLVDSEKTNFSHFKVKKTATLAEFMEILSESLNYPREKIRPWPFQCRENQTFRATALDIEGDINKTVQDLAECEAPWVVFVETLSPESNLTQLPPFDKERDVLLFFKLYEPRTKSVSYCGHMYVPICDKLGSILPELCSRARFPRDTPLILFEEVKPNMLERLETFDLPLEKALDELMDGDIIVFQKDELDCETYELPTAKDYFRDLYFRIDVTFCDKTNPSDTGFTLELSLRMNYDQIAKAVALHLQTDPYLLQFFKSQGYRDGPGNAIRCTFDGTLKDLLTCSKPRQPRKLYYQQLSIRINEMENKRQFKCVWVNGNLKEERELVLYPNKNGRVSELLEEAQKQVDLSKEGSGKLRFLEVISYKVFAVQREDMVLESLNTASTKTYRIEEIPVDEVDIAEDETLIPVAHFQKEIYSTFGVPFLLKIKHNEPFSAVKARIQKKLDVPDKEFEKCKFAIVVMGRQEYLPDDQPDLKIDLKQFQPQTVSGGSMQARPWLGLDHVNKTPKRSRYIYEKAIKIHN; via the exons ATGAGACGAATCATGGTGGAGGAGAACTCTCCCCTAACCTGATGAATGGAGACGTCCAGGAAATTGGGGCCAGTCCTGAGGAGGAGCCGATGGAAGAAG ATGAAAGCCGAGCAGAAACTACTTTCACATATACTGTTGAAAACATCAGTAAACTGAAAGAGACAACTCTCAGCCCACCATGCATGGTCCGAAATTTACCCTG GAAAATCATGGCCATGGTGCGTCATAATCAACAAAATCACCAGAAAAGTTTGGGTTTTTTCCTTCAGTGTAATGCAGACTCAGAATCAAC GTCATGGTCTTGTAATGCTGCAGCTGAACTGAAGATAAGAACCCACACCAGTGATGCAGAACCATTCAGTAGAA agATCCAACATTTATTCTACAGCAAAGAGAATGATTGGGGATTTAGCCATTTTATTCCATGGAAT GATTTACTGGATCCAAGCCGTGGTTATGTGACCAGAGACGACTCCATCACCCTGGAAGTCCATGTTATTGCTGACGCTCCTCATGGAGTATG TTGGGACTCCAAAAAGCATACTGGCTTCGTTGGGTTGAAGAATCAAGGTGCTACGTGTTATATGAATTCACTGTTAcaaacacttttcttcaccaaCAAACTGCGACGG GCGGTGTACATGATGCCTACAGAGAGTGATGACTCCTCAAAAAGTGTACCTCTAGCTTTACAAAGGGTGTTCTATGAGCTCCAGTTCAGTGACAAACCTGTCGGGACAAAGAAACTCACAAAATCTTTTGG GTGGGAAACATTGGACACTTTCATGCAGCATGATGTGCAAGAATTATGCAGAGTG CTATTGGACAATATGGAGAGTAAGATGAAGGGAACCTTGGTTGAGGGAACAATTCCCCGGCTCTTTGAAGGAAAAATGCTG TCATATATAAAGTGCAAACATGTGAGTCACTTTTCTCAACGACAAGAGGCCTTCTATGATATACAGCTGAATGTGAAAGGCAAAGAACATA TTTTGGAGTCATTCAAAGATTATATTAAAGTAGAGACTCTGGATGGGGACAACAAATATGATGCTGGTGAAAATGGGTTACAG GAGGCAGAGAAGGGTGTCGTGTTTCAGTCATTACCGCCAGTGTTACATCTACACCTGATGAGGTTCATGTATGACCCTATGGCAGATGCTAATATCAAAATCAATGACAG gTTTGAGTTTCCTGAGAAGTTAAATCTGGACCCCTTCCTGCAGAAGAAAGAGAAGACGCCAGCAGACTACATATTGCATGCAGTTCTTGTACATAGTGGGGATAACCATGGGGGGCattatgttgtatatattaaccCTAAGGGAGATGGGAAG TGGTGTAAATTTGATGATGATGTTGTATCCCGTTGTACAAAGCAAGAGGCAGTGGATCACAATTTTGGGGGACATGATGATGACATCTCTGTTAAACATTGTACAAATGCTTATATGTTGGTGTATATAAGAGAGAGTGAAATGA GTGAAGTTTTACATAGTGTGGATGAGTGTGATATTCCAGAAAGTTTGAAAAGCAGATTGGCAGAAGAAAG GAGATTAGAGGCTCAGAAGAGAAAGGAGCGAGCAGACGCGCACCTGTATATGAGCGTGCAGGTACTGACTGAGGACAACTTTTATGGTCACCAGGGCAATGATCTTGTTGACTCAGAGAAGACGAACTTCAG cCATTTTAAAGTGAAGAAAACAGCAACTTTAGCTGAATTCATGGAAATCTTGTCTGAAAGTTTG AATTATCCACGGGAGAAAATCAGACCATGGCCATTTCAGTGCCGGGAAAACCAGACTTTCAGGGCCACGGCACTAGATATTGAAGGAGACATCAACAAAACT GTCCAGGATCTAGCTGAATGTGAAGCTCCCTGGGTAGTGTTTGTTGAAACTTTATCTCCTGAAAGTAACCTGACGCAGTTACCCCCCTTTGACAAAGAAA GAGATGTCCTCCTCTTTTTCAAGCTTTATGAGCCGAGAACGAAGAGTGTATCTTACTGTGggcatatgtatgtaccaatATGTGACAAACTAG GTTCAATACTACCAGAGCTGTGTTCAAGGGCGCGATTTCCTCGAGACACCCCGTTGATATTGTTTGAG GAAGTGAAACCCAACATGCTGGAGCGTCTGGAGACGTTTGATCTACCACTGGAGAAGGCCTTAGATGAGCTGATGGATGGTGACATCATTGTCTTTCAGAAAGATGAACTGGACTGTGAGACGTACGAACTACCCACTGCTAAAGATTATTTCAG AGACCTGTACTTCCGTATTGATGTGACTTTCTGTGATAAGACGAACCCCTCAGATACAGGCTTCACCCTGGAGCTATCCCTCAGAATGAACTACGACCAGATAGCCAAAGCAGTAGCACTGCATCTACAGACAGACCCCTATCTTCTTCAGTTCTTCAAATCACAAGG CTATAGAGATGGACCAGGTAATGCTATCCGGTGTACATTCGACGGAACCCTCAAAGATTTGCTCACATGCTCAAAACCAAGGCAGCCTCGGAAATTGTACTACCAACAG CTGAGCATACGGATCAATGAGATGGAGAACAAGCGACAGTTCAAATGTGTTTGGGTTAATGGCAATCTCAAAGAAGAG AGAGAATTAGTTCTGTATCCAAACAAGAATGGCAGAGTGTCAGAACTATTAGAAGAAGCTCAAAAACAGGTTGACTTGTCAAAGGAAGGATCAGGAAAACTTAG GTTTTTGGAggtcatcagttacaaggtgttTGCTGTTCAAAGAGAGGACATGGTGTTAGAGAGCCTGAACACCGCCTCCACTAAGACTTATCGCATAGAGGAGATCCCCGTTGATGAGGTGGATATAGCCGAGGATGAAACCTTAATTCCAGTAGCCCATTTTCAGAAG GAAATTTATTCAACATTTGGTGTACCATTTTTGCTGAAGATAAAGCAT AATGAACCATTCTCTGCAGTGAAGGCCAGGATTCAGAAGAAACTGGATGTACCAGACAAAGAATTTGAAAAG TGTAAGTTTGCTATAGTGGTGATGGGCAGACAGGAGTACTTACCTGATGATCAACCTGACTTGAAGATAGACCTCAAACAGTTCCAACCTCAAACTGTGTCCG GTGGCAGCATGCAGGCCCGTCCATGGCTGGGATTAGACCATGTCAACAAGACGCCCAAGAGGTCGAGGTATATTTACGAGAAGGCCATCAAGATACACAATTAG